The genome window GTGCATTAACTATGCTAGGAGTGATAATAGGAGTAATCGCTCTTGTGGTTCTTATGGGTATTGGCACCGGGTTGACCTCTTATATAAATTCGCAGACAACCAATTTTTATGGGGATATTACCATAATGAACAACTCCAGCGGATCTTCTATAATGGGATCAGGTGACACATACCTTAGTAAAAAGGCAGTATCTAAAATTGGAAATATGACCCAGTTATATGACATCAAGAAACAAACTCAGTTTAACACTAATATAAAAAATGTACCTGTAGTGGTAATAGGGTTAACTGACTGGAACCAGATAAAGATAGTAAAAGGAACTAAGGGTGTGGTTATAAGTCAATCACTAGCTGATGATTATAACTATAAAATTGGAAGCAATATTACTATTAAAGATGACAAACTCCAAGTAACTGGAATAACCAAAGCAGATGGGGGACCAGGAACTGGTATCGTGATTTTAGATACAGAAACTGCGCTCCCTTTAAATGATAACAAAGTATCAATTATCACAGCCAACACCAAAAACGATACAGAAACTGTAACCAAAGAAATCGAAAGTGAGATACCTGGAACCAGTGCTTTAACTAAATCAGATTTATCCCAGCAAATTGGGGACATGGTTAATGGGATCATGTTATTTATCAGTGCCATAGCCAGTATTGCCCTTCTGGTTGGGGTGATAAGTATTATAAATATCATGCTGGTAAATGTAACAGAACGTACACGTGAGATTGGAGTACTAAAAGCCATTGGTTTCACTAACAGGGAAATATTGGGGAGTATTTTATTAGAAGCTGCTTTTTTAGGTTTCATAGCATCTATAATAGGAATAATTATAGCTGCTGTTTTACTACAAATCGGAATCACAGTATATGGTCCGCAATTGAATATGGATAGCATAACTTTAGTTGAAATGTTGCCTATGTGGCTGGTTGGAGGCGTAATAGGTGGTGCAACATTGCTCAGTGTTTTAGCTGGTTTGTACCCTGCTTGGAGGGCATCCAGATTAAATGTAGTGGAGGCATTAAGATATGACTAATGTTCTTGAATTTAACGATGTATGGAAAACATATATCATGGGATCTGAAGAAGTAAAAGCTTTAAGGGGCGTAAACTTAACAATTAAAAAAGGATCATTCATAGCAGTAATGGGACCATCGGGGTCTGGAAAATCAACTCTGCTGCATTTGGCAGGGATTCTTGATACGCCAACAGACGGCACGGTTTTATTGAATGGTAAAAATATTAAGGATTATTCTACTAAGGAACAGGCAAAACTAAGAAGGGAAAATATTGGTTTCATATTCCAAAGATTCAACTTAATGCCCCAGTTAAATGCTCTGGAGAATGTAATGCTTCCTATGATTAAACCGGATAAAGAGGAAGCTAAAAAGTTATTAGATAAAGTGGGTTTATCTGGTAAATATAATCGACTGCAGAGTCAACTTTCAGGTGGAGAACAACAACGGGTCTCAATTGCACGGGCACTGGCTAATAATCCTTCACTTCTACTTGCTGATGAACCTACTGGTGAGTTAGATACAGAGAATACCCGAGTGATAATGGAGCTAATTAAAGAGTTGAATGAAAAGGATGGTTTGACCATTGTGGCGGTGACCCATAACCCATTATCTGCAGAGTATGCCGGGGAAATAATAAACATGCAGGATGGGGACATAATCTAAAACTTGATTAAAATAATTTTTTTTAAACCCCATAATTTATAATGGTTTCAAAACAAACTATATATGTTAATATTTTTTTTTAAATTATAAGAGCTAAACTATGAAATCAACAAAAAAATGTTTAATCGAAAACAACGCAATTGTAGAGGCCTTAGGTCAGGGTAAACAGTCTATCCTAATTAGAAATTATAAAAACACTCTTGACGGTTTTTTACTCTATCCTAATGCAGATTATCTTCAAGATGAAAACTATATGGATAGCTTTGAAAATGAACATCAATCTTTTGTCAAGGAAAATTCCAATCCTAAAGTAGATGGACCTGACCATGAACTCAAATATTATGCTGTATTAGAAGAAGAATTTGAAAAACCAGCAGATGGTATTGATGATTTAAGTAAATATCATATATGGGCCAATCAACATGTCCAGGATTATATCAACTCGGAAAAGACTTATGTATGGCTTTTAAGAGTATATAAACTAAAAGAACCTGTTATGGTCAACAGAACCAATGGTATGGTTTATGCTGATGCAGATGAACCCGTATCGTTGGATGACTTAGATGCTGTATTATCTGATGCTGAATTTAATAAAATAAAGAATGACTTAAAATAGGTTTAAACCCCTAATTTTAATTTTTTTATACAGGTGATTAAATATGGCCTTGAAACTCTATGATCTGGTAGATAAAGTAGAAAAAATCTCAAATGCCACTATATATGTGGAAAATTACACCAATGAAGAGATTGATGGAAAAGAGTTCCACCAGGTGGAGATGAATGTGGAAGACACTGACACGGAAATGGTTATAGGTCCCTACATCCTGGAAGCAGAAACCAAACAGGCACTAGATCAGCAGGTGAAATTCACTCTAGGGGCTTATTTTAAAAAAATAGACGTGGTAAATAAATTGTATTGATGTTCATTTATTTTATTATTACATTATTGCAAGACCTACTTAAAAAATAGATTTTGAATTATTTTTTTGATCAGCTAAATCAGTTTTCAAATTATTAAAAAAATAAGATTACAATGCATTACTTTATATGCTTTGAAAATAAATAGTAGTATGCCAACAAGGCAAAACGGAAAGTGATTTATTTGTTTGGAGATAGTTATAACAACAATAGAGATAATTCCGCCCCTATTAAAGAGGGTGGAGAATACGATGTTAAAATTGAAGATACTGGTAGAGACGGAGACGGAATTGCTCGTATCGAAGGGTATGTAGTTTTTGTTTCAGGCGCTAAAGTTGGCGATGAAGTCAAAATTAGAGTTAATGCTACCCGAAGAAATTTTGCCTTTGCTGAAATAATAGAA of Methanobacterium alcaliphilum contains these proteins:
- a CDS encoding DUF1802 family protein is translated as MKSTKKCLIENNAIVEALGQGKQSILIRNYKNTLDGFLLYPNADYLQDENYMDSFENEHQSFVKENSNPKVDGPDHELKYYAVLEEEFEKPADGIDDLSKYHIWANQHVQDYINSEKTYVWLLRVYKLKEPVMVNRTNGMVYADADEPVSLDDLDAVLSDAEFNKIKNDLK
- a CDS encoding TRAM domain-containing protein, translated to MFGDSYNNNRDNSAPIKEGGEYDVKIEDTGRDGDGIARIEGYVVFVSGAKVGDEVKIRVNATRRNFAFAEIIE
- a CDS encoding ABC transporter permease gives rise to the protein MSIYTLSLKNFKRRKLRSALTMLGVIIGVIALVVLMGIGTGLTSYINSQTTNFYGDITIMNNSSGSSIMGSGDTYLSKKAVSKIGNMTQLYDIKKQTQFNTNIKNVPVVVIGLTDWNQIKIVKGTKGVVISQSLADDYNYKIGSNITIKDDKLQVTGITKADGGPGTGIVILDTETALPLNDNKVSIITANTKNDTETVTKEIESEIPGTSALTKSDLSQQIGDMVNGIMLFISAIASIALLVGVISIINIMLVNVTERTREIGVLKAIGFTNREILGSILLEAAFLGFIASIIGIIIAAVLLQIGITVYGPQLNMDSITLVEMLPMWLVGGVIGGATLLSVLAGLYPAWRASRLNVVEALRYD
- a CDS encoding ABC transporter ATP-binding protein; translated protein: MTNVLEFNDVWKTYIMGSEEVKALRGVNLTIKKGSFIAVMGPSGSGKSTLLHLAGILDTPTDGTVLLNGKNIKDYSTKEQAKLRRENIGFIFQRFNLMPQLNALENVMLPMIKPDKEEAKKLLDKVGLSGKYNRLQSQLSGGEQQRVSIARALANNPSLLLADEPTGELDTENTRVIMELIKELNEKDGLTIVAVTHNPLSAEYAGEIINMQDGDII